The proteins below are encoded in one region of Oncorhynchus nerka isolate Pitt River linkage group LG15, Oner_Uvic_2.0, whole genome shotgun sequence:
- the LOC115143103 gene encoding E3 ubiquitin-protein ligase DTX3L-like isoform X1, translating into MSDEDIETSPTEININHEVSGPEQQRPHDLSQIQIHVPTGTSSGPVPVIQSQPQRSSVSQSAFTYKLFLQAGVSEDVSEEDSSARETADRFSETFGGGTPSATCVNIPSSDDDPDLYQADNDFKVKHPSAPLYDSRHSGNPHSSSSKEMSVDYPAEGDDGSARNKQSQRDQHSPINPQSTQDVDPDLYQAPLYDPRHFGNPRSSSSKEMSVDYPAEGDNGSARNKQSQRDQHSPINPQSTQDVDLNQAKDETDETEEKQTTLDEATVYVSVLWPGKHILSWKSILQKSLQSWLNNNFKETDCTVERLNGYLAEVKIHPPSVVEDLLKLKEAWVTFKDKAKTSATVRFQGAIPFKPWNQSNSKPSSMEDLPPTSNMPEDVKLPIPVSASIDIGGYKPEVRAGPHRHYHTTDHKLAVKGSFDEVNQFHREFTKIVREAETEPEADWNDNAEAAQSMTHNGMKTHEEPVQKEMSFPVPLNHFVYLNQAYRKEMEDIEKRNGVKINAEVKVSIIEDTQTTGRDVMLTKAHQEFSDLFQKYVVDLDSISTHLTHGDPGDLMNTLKNIQNEETRLVLNVSANGCVVFGPAQSIMAVRKALGVKTTIMTFGMDHSSTEKASGFAGGPVLRSPKTPRMIGMDIKDPLFSHGLAMDQTHWDLMKSAFHEKITAIKNKFRVDFMEEKSPGKVKIKTRPTTPHTPPAVSLESHAIRALMHLYQKVATSAMSCHLLDPTHAKTVGDKLEEIHPRHRCVWAGENYGPWRLIGLPQHLGPAVKELEMMLKRPMFKEEDKHKIEYPGDRSSTGAAMGGAVGDGGATGGPEDDNCSICMDIFINKRKLSCSHEFCTECLRKAVKFSGPTCPLCKDVFGKVEGDQPEGTMKVKHESYHCIPGYHGYGVIVISYDIPGGKQTKKHSNPGKGFIGAHRTAYLPDNQEGNEVLKLLERAFNQKLIFTVGTSRTTGTDDCVTWNDIHHKTNIDGGAQVFGYPDPDYLSRVKSELKAKGIE; encoded by the exons TTATTCCTTCAGGCAGGAGTATCCGAGGACGTGTCTGAAGAAGACTCATCAGCCCGAGAGACTGCCGATCGGTTCTCTGAGACTTTTGGAGGAGGGACACCTTCAGCAACCTGTGTTAATATCCCAAGCTCTGATGAC GACCCAGACCTGTATCAAGCAGATAATGACTTTAAGGTGAAGCATCCCTCAGCACCCCTGTATGACTCCAGGCACTCTGGCAAT CCTCATTCATCCTCTTCCAAAGAGATGAGTGTGGATTATCCTGCTGAAGGAGATGATGGCTCTGCTAGAAACAAACAATCACAGCGAGATCAACATTCTCCCATCAACCCCCAAAGCACTCAGGATGTG GACCCAGACCTGTATCAAGCACCCCTGTATGACCCCAGACACTTTGGCAAT CCTCGGTCATCCTCTTCCAAAGAGATGAGTGTGGATTATCCTGCTGAAGGAGATAATGGCTCTGCTAGAAACAAACAATCACAGCGAGATCAACATTCTCCCATCAACCCCCAAAGCACTCAGGATGTG GACCTGAATCAGGCAAAGGACGAGACGGACGAGACCGAGGAAAAGCAGACCACTTTAGATGAGGCTACAGTCTATGTCAGTGTGTTGTGGCCTGGGAAACATATATTGTCATGGAAGTCTATACTTCAAAAAAGTCTCCAGTCATGGTTGAATAATAACTTTAAAGAAACCGATTGCACCGTGGAAAGGCTGAACGGATACTTGGCCGAAGTCAAGATACATCCCCCATCAG TCGTTGAGGACCTTCTGAAGCTGAAGGAAGCGTGGGTGACCTTCAAAGACAAGGCCAAGACATCAGCCACTGTGCGGTTTCAGGGGGCTATACCATTTAAACCCTGGAATCAATCAAACAGTAAACCCAGCTCAATGGAAGACTTGCCTCCAACATCCAACATGCCAGAGGAT GTCAAACTCCCAATACCTGTAAGTGCTAGCATTGACATCGGTGGCTACAAACCTGAAGTACGGGCCGGCCCTCACCGTCATTACCACACCACCGATCACAAGTTGGCTGTAAAAGGGAGCTTTGATGAAGTGAACCAGTTCCACAGAGAGTTTACCAAGATCGTCAGGGAAGCGGAAACCGAGCCAGAAGCGGATTGGAACGATAATGCAGAAGCGGCACAAAGCATGACTCACAATGGAATGAAGACCCATGAAGAACCTGTGCAGAAGGAAATGAGCTTTCCAGTCCCACTGAACCACTTTGTGTACTTGAATCAGGCCTACCGGAAGGAGATGGAGGACATAGAGAAAAGAAATGGAGTCAAAATCAATGCAGAAGTGAAGGTGTCCATCATAGAGGACACACAGACAACAGGCAGAGATGTTATGCTGACCAAAGCCCACCAGGAGTTCAGTGACCTCTTCCAGAAGTATGTAGTTGATTTGGACAGCATTTCCACCCATCTGACACATGGGGATCCAGGAGACCTCATGAatacgctgaaaaacatccagaaTGAGGAGACTAGGCTGGTACTAAATGTGTCTGCCAATGGCTGCGTTGTGTTTGGGCCGGCTCAGAGCATCATGGCAGTCAGGAAGGCTCTTGGGGTGAAGACTACAATAATGACATTTGGAATGGATCACAGCTCCACAGAGAAAGCATCTGGATTTGCTGGAGGACCTGTTTTGAGATCTCCAAAAACACCACGGATGATTGGGATGGACATCAAAGATCCACTTTTCTCACATGGGCTGGCCATGGACCAGACTCACTGGGATCTAATGAAATCTGCCTTTCATGAAAAAATAACAGCAATCAAAAATAAATTTAGAGTGGATTTCATGGAGGAAAAGTCTCCAGGCAAGGTAAAAATTAAAACCAGACCTACAACACCACACACTCCACCGGCAGTCTCTCTGGAAAGCCACGCCATCAGAGCTCTCATGCACCTCTACCAGAAGGTTGCGACATCAGCGATGAGCTGCCACCTGCTGGACCCTACCCATGCAAAGACTGTGGGGGACAAGCTGGAGGAGATCCACCCTCGACACCGCTGTGTCTGGGCAGGAGAAAACTATGGTCCCTGGAGGCTGATCGGCCTACCGCAACATTTGGGCCCTGCTGTCAAAGAGCTAGAGATGATGCTGAAAAGGCCTATGTTTAAAGAAGAAGACAAGCACAAGATTGAGTATCCTGGCGACAGATCCAGCACTGGAGCAGCCATGGGGGGAGCAGTCGGAGATGGAGGAGCAACAGGAGGGCCTGAAGATGATAATTGCTCCATATGCATGGACATATTTATCAACAAGAGGAAGTTGTCCTGCAGCCATGAGTTTTGTACAGAATGTCTGAGGAAGGCAGTGAAATTCTCAGGCCCCACATGTCCTTTGTGTAAGGATGTGTTTGGAAAGGTGGAGGGAGACCAGCCTGAGGGAACAATGAAAGTGAAACATGAAAGTTACCACTGCATACCTGGATACCATGGCTACGGCGTGATAGTTATCAGCTATGATATACCAGGTGGAAAACAGACG AAGAAACATTCCAACCCTGGAAAAGGGTTCATTGGGGCCCATAGAACAGCTTATCTCCCTGACAACCAGGAGGGCAACGAAGTGCTGAAGTTACTGGAGAGAGCTTTCAACCAGAAGCTGATTTTCACAGTTGGGACCTCCAGAACCACTGGGACAGACGACTGTGTGACATGGAACGACATTCACCACAAGACCAACATCGATGGAGGGGCACAAGT TTTTGGTTATCCTGACCCTGACTACCTGAGCAGAGTGAAGAGTGAGCTGAAAGCCAAAGGCATTGAATGA
- the LOC115143103 gene encoding E3 ubiquitin-protein ligase DTX3L-like isoform X3 has translation MSDEDIETSPTEININHEVSGPEQQRPHDLSQIQIHVPTGTSSGPVPVIQSQPQRSSVSQSAFTYKLFLQAGVSEDVSEEDSSARETADRFSETFGGGTPSATCVNIPSSDDDPDLYQADNDFKPHSSSSKEMSVDYPAEGDDGSARNKQSQRDQHSPINPQSTQDVDPDLYQAPLYDPRHFGNPRSSSSKEMSVDYPAEGDNGSARNKQSQRDQHSPINPQSTQDVDLNQAKDETDETEEKQTTLDEATVYVSVLWPGKHILSWKSILQKSLQSWLNNNFKETDCTVERLNGYLAEVKIHPPSVVEDLLKLKEAWVTFKDKAKTSATVRFQGAIPFKPWNQSNSKPSSMEDLPPTSNMPEDVKLPIPVSASIDIGGYKPEVRAGPHRHYHTTDHKLAVKGSFDEVNQFHREFTKIVREAETEPEADWNDNAEAAQSMTHNGMKTHEEPVQKEMSFPVPLNHFVYLNQAYRKEMEDIEKRNGVKINAEVKVSIIEDTQTTGRDVMLTKAHQEFSDLFQKYVVDLDSISTHLTHGDPGDLMNTLKNIQNEETRLVLNVSANGCVVFGPAQSIMAVRKALGVKTTIMTFGMDHSSTEKASGFAGGPVLRSPKTPRMIGMDIKDPLFSHGLAMDQTHWDLMKSAFHEKITAIKNKFRVDFMEEKSPGKVKIKTRPTTPHTPPAVSLESHAIRALMHLYQKVATSAMSCHLLDPTHAKTVGDKLEEIHPRHRCVWAGENYGPWRLIGLPQHLGPAVKELEMMLKRPMFKEEDKHKIEYPGDRSSTGAAMGGAVGDGGATGGPEDDNCSICMDIFINKRKLSCSHEFCTECLRKAVKFSGPTCPLCKDVFGKVEGDQPEGTMKVKHESYHCIPGYHGYGVIVISYDIPGGKQTKKHSNPGKGFIGAHRTAYLPDNQEGNEVLKLLERAFNQKLIFTVGTSRTTGTDDCVTWNDIHHKTNIDGGAQVFGYPDPDYLSRVKSELKAKGIE, from the exons TTATTCCTTCAGGCAGGAGTATCCGAGGACGTGTCTGAAGAAGACTCATCAGCCCGAGAGACTGCCGATCGGTTCTCTGAGACTTTTGGAGGAGGGACACCTTCAGCAACCTGTGTTAATATCCCAAGCTCTGATGAC GACCCAGACCTGTATCAAGCAGATAATGACTTTAAG CCTCATTCATCCTCTTCCAAAGAGATGAGTGTGGATTATCCTGCTGAAGGAGATGATGGCTCTGCTAGAAACAAACAATCACAGCGAGATCAACATTCTCCCATCAACCCCCAAAGCACTCAGGATGTG GACCCAGACCTGTATCAAGCACCCCTGTATGACCCCAGACACTTTGGCAAT CCTCGGTCATCCTCTTCCAAAGAGATGAGTGTGGATTATCCTGCTGAAGGAGATAATGGCTCTGCTAGAAACAAACAATCACAGCGAGATCAACATTCTCCCATCAACCCCCAAAGCACTCAGGATGTG GACCTGAATCAGGCAAAGGACGAGACGGACGAGACCGAGGAAAAGCAGACCACTTTAGATGAGGCTACAGTCTATGTCAGTGTGTTGTGGCCTGGGAAACATATATTGTCATGGAAGTCTATACTTCAAAAAAGTCTCCAGTCATGGTTGAATAATAACTTTAAAGAAACCGATTGCACCGTGGAAAGGCTGAACGGATACTTGGCCGAAGTCAAGATACATCCCCCATCAG TCGTTGAGGACCTTCTGAAGCTGAAGGAAGCGTGGGTGACCTTCAAAGACAAGGCCAAGACATCAGCCACTGTGCGGTTTCAGGGGGCTATACCATTTAAACCCTGGAATCAATCAAACAGTAAACCCAGCTCAATGGAAGACTTGCCTCCAACATCCAACATGCCAGAGGAT GTCAAACTCCCAATACCTGTAAGTGCTAGCATTGACATCGGTGGCTACAAACCTGAAGTACGGGCCGGCCCTCACCGTCATTACCACACCACCGATCACAAGTTGGCTGTAAAAGGGAGCTTTGATGAAGTGAACCAGTTCCACAGAGAGTTTACCAAGATCGTCAGGGAAGCGGAAACCGAGCCAGAAGCGGATTGGAACGATAATGCAGAAGCGGCACAAAGCATGACTCACAATGGAATGAAGACCCATGAAGAACCTGTGCAGAAGGAAATGAGCTTTCCAGTCCCACTGAACCACTTTGTGTACTTGAATCAGGCCTACCGGAAGGAGATGGAGGACATAGAGAAAAGAAATGGAGTCAAAATCAATGCAGAAGTGAAGGTGTCCATCATAGAGGACACACAGACAACAGGCAGAGATGTTATGCTGACCAAAGCCCACCAGGAGTTCAGTGACCTCTTCCAGAAGTATGTAGTTGATTTGGACAGCATTTCCACCCATCTGACACATGGGGATCCAGGAGACCTCATGAatacgctgaaaaacatccagaaTGAGGAGACTAGGCTGGTACTAAATGTGTCTGCCAATGGCTGCGTTGTGTTTGGGCCGGCTCAGAGCATCATGGCAGTCAGGAAGGCTCTTGGGGTGAAGACTACAATAATGACATTTGGAATGGATCACAGCTCCACAGAGAAAGCATCTGGATTTGCTGGAGGACCTGTTTTGAGATCTCCAAAAACACCACGGATGATTGGGATGGACATCAAAGATCCACTTTTCTCACATGGGCTGGCCATGGACCAGACTCACTGGGATCTAATGAAATCTGCCTTTCATGAAAAAATAACAGCAATCAAAAATAAATTTAGAGTGGATTTCATGGAGGAAAAGTCTCCAGGCAAGGTAAAAATTAAAACCAGACCTACAACACCACACACTCCACCGGCAGTCTCTCTGGAAAGCCACGCCATCAGAGCTCTCATGCACCTCTACCAGAAGGTTGCGACATCAGCGATGAGCTGCCACCTGCTGGACCCTACCCATGCAAAGACTGTGGGGGACAAGCTGGAGGAGATCCACCCTCGACACCGCTGTGTCTGGGCAGGAGAAAACTATGGTCCCTGGAGGCTGATCGGCCTACCGCAACATTTGGGCCCTGCTGTCAAAGAGCTAGAGATGATGCTGAAAAGGCCTATGTTTAAAGAAGAAGACAAGCACAAGATTGAGTATCCTGGCGACAGATCCAGCACTGGAGCAGCCATGGGGGGAGCAGTCGGAGATGGAGGAGCAACAGGAGGGCCTGAAGATGATAATTGCTCCATATGCATGGACATATTTATCAACAAGAGGAAGTTGTCCTGCAGCCATGAGTTTTGTACAGAATGTCTGAGGAAGGCAGTGAAATTCTCAGGCCCCACATGTCCTTTGTGTAAGGATGTGTTTGGAAAGGTGGAGGGAGACCAGCCTGAGGGAACAATGAAAGTGAAACATGAAAGTTACCACTGCATACCTGGATACCATGGCTACGGCGTGATAGTTATCAGCTATGATATACCAGGTGGAAAACAGACG AAGAAACATTCCAACCCTGGAAAAGGGTTCATTGGGGCCCATAGAACAGCTTATCTCCCTGACAACCAGGAGGGCAACGAAGTGCTGAAGTTACTGGAGAGAGCTTTCAACCAGAAGCTGATTTTCACAGTTGGGACCTCCAGAACCACTGGGACAGACGACTGTGTGACATGGAACGACATTCACCACAAGACCAACATCGATGGAGGGGCACAAGT TTTTGGTTATCCTGACCCTGACTACCTGAGCAGAGTGAAGAGTGAGCTGAAAGCCAAAGGCATTGAATGA
- the LOC115143103 gene encoding E3 ubiquitin-protein ligase DTX3L-like isoform X2, translating to MSDEDIETSPTEININHEVSGPEQQRPHDLSQIQIHVPTGTSSGPVPVIQSQPQRSSVSQSAFTYKAGVSEDVSEEDSSARETADRFSETFGGGTPSATCVNIPSSDDDPDLYQADNDFKVKHPSAPLYDSRHSGNPHSSSSKEMSVDYPAEGDDGSARNKQSQRDQHSPINPQSTQDVDPDLYQAPLYDPRHFGNPRSSSSKEMSVDYPAEGDNGSARNKQSQRDQHSPINPQSTQDVDLNQAKDETDETEEKQTTLDEATVYVSVLWPGKHILSWKSILQKSLQSWLNNNFKETDCTVERLNGYLAEVKIHPPSVVEDLLKLKEAWVTFKDKAKTSATVRFQGAIPFKPWNQSNSKPSSMEDLPPTSNMPEDVKLPIPVSASIDIGGYKPEVRAGPHRHYHTTDHKLAVKGSFDEVNQFHREFTKIVREAETEPEADWNDNAEAAQSMTHNGMKTHEEPVQKEMSFPVPLNHFVYLNQAYRKEMEDIEKRNGVKINAEVKVSIIEDTQTTGRDVMLTKAHQEFSDLFQKYVVDLDSISTHLTHGDPGDLMNTLKNIQNEETRLVLNVSANGCVVFGPAQSIMAVRKALGVKTTIMTFGMDHSSTEKASGFAGGPVLRSPKTPRMIGMDIKDPLFSHGLAMDQTHWDLMKSAFHEKITAIKNKFRVDFMEEKSPGKVKIKTRPTTPHTPPAVSLESHAIRALMHLYQKVATSAMSCHLLDPTHAKTVGDKLEEIHPRHRCVWAGENYGPWRLIGLPQHLGPAVKELEMMLKRPMFKEEDKHKIEYPGDRSSTGAAMGGAVGDGGATGGPEDDNCSICMDIFINKRKLSCSHEFCTECLRKAVKFSGPTCPLCKDVFGKVEGDQPEGTMKVKHESYHCIPGYHGYGVIVISYDIPGGKQTKKHSNPGKGFIGAHRTAYLPDNQEGNEVLKLLERAFNQKLIFTVGTSRTTGTDDCVTWNDIHHKTNIDGGAQVFGYPDPDYLSRVKSELKAKGIE from the exons GCAGGAGTATCCGAGGACGTGTCTGAAGAAGACTCATCAGCCCGAGAGACTGCCGATCGGTTCTCTGAGACTTTTGGAGGAGGGACACCTTCAGCAACCTGTGTTAATATCCCAAGCTCTGATGAC GACCCAGACCTGTATCAAGCAGATAATGACTTTAAGGTGAAGCATCCCTCAGCACCCCTGTATGACTCCAGGCACTCTGGCAAT CCTCATTCATCCTCTTCCAAAGAGATGAGTGTGGATTATCCTGCTGAAGGAGATGATGGCTCTGCTAGAAACAAACAATCACAGCGAGATCAACATTCTCCCATCAACCCCCAAAGCACTCAGGATGTG GACCCAGACCTGTATCAAGCACCCCTGTATGACCCCAGACACTTTGGCAAT CCTCGGTCATCCTCTTCCAAAGAGATGAGTGTGGATTATCCTGCTGAAGGAGATAATGGCTCTGCTAGAAACAAACAATCACAGCGAGATCAACATTCTCCCATCAACCCCCAAAGCACTCAGGATGTG GACCTGAATCAGGCAAAGGACGAGACGGACGAGACCGAGGAAAAGCAGACCACTTTAGATGAGGCTACAGTCTATGTCAGTGTGTTGTGGCCTGGGAAACATATATTGTCATGGAAGTCTATACTTCAAAAAAGTCTCCAGTCATGGTTGAATAATAACTTTAAAGAAACCGATTGCACCGTGGAAAGGCTGAACGGATACTTGGCCGAAGTCAAGATACATCCCCCATCAG TCGTTGAGGACCTTCTGAAGCTGAAGGAAGCGTGGGTGACCTTCAAAGACAAGGCCAAGACATCAGCCACTGTGCGGTTTCAGGGGGCTATACCATTTAAACCCTGGAATCAATCAAACAGTAAACCCAGCTCAATGGAAGACTTGCCTCCAACATCCAACATGCCAGAGGAT GTCAAACTCCCAATACCTGTAAGTGCTAGCATTGACATCGGTGGCTACAAACCTGAAGTACGGGCCGGCCCTCACCGTCATTACCACACCACCGATCACAAGTTGGCTGTAAAAGGGAGCTTTGATGAAGTGAACCAGTTCCACAGAGAGTTTACCAAGATCGTCAGGGAAGCGGAAACCGAGCCAGAAGCGGATTGGAACGATAATGCAGAAGCGGCACAAAGCATGACTCACAATGGAATGAAGACCCATGAAGAACCTGTGCAGAAGGAAATGAGCTTTCCAGTCCCACTGAACCACTTTGTGTACTTGAATCAGGCCTACCGGAAGGAGATGGAGGACATAGAGAAAAGAAATGGAGTCAAAATCAATGCAGAAGTGAAGGTGTCCATCATAGAGGACACACAGACAACAGGCAGAGATGTTATGCTGACCAAAGCCCACCAGGAGTTCAGTGACCTCTTCCAGAAGTATGTAGTTGATTTGGACAGCATTTCCACCCATCTGACACATGGGGATCCAGGAGACCTCATGAatacgctgaaaaacatccagaaTGAGGAGACTAGGCTGGTACTAAATGTGTCTGCCAATGGCTGCGTTGTGTTTGGGCCGGCTCAGAGCATCATGGCAGTCAGGAAGGCTCTTGGGGTGAAGACTACAATAATGACATTTGGAATGGATCACAGCTCCACAGAGAAAGCATCTGGATTTGCTGGAGGACCTGTTTTGAGATCTCCAAAAACACCACGGATGATTGGGATGGACATCAAAGATCCACTTTTCTCACATGGGCTGGCCATGGACCAGACTCACTGGGATCTAATGAAATCTGCCTTTCATGAAAAAATAACAGCAATCAAAAATAAATTTAGAGTGGATTTCATGGAGGAAAAGTCTCCAGGCAAGGTAAAAATTAAAACCAGACCTACAACACCACACACTCCACCGGCAGTCTCTCTGGAAAGCCACGCCATCAGAGCTCTCATGCACCTCTACCAGAAGGTTGCGACATCAGCGATGAGCTGCCACCTGCTGGACCCTACCCATGCAAAGACTGTGGGGGACAAGCTGGAGGAGATCCACCCTCGACACCGCTGTGTCTGGGCAGGAGAAAACTATGGTCCCTGGAGGCTGATCGGCCTACCGCAACATTTGGGCCCTGCTGTCAAAGAGCTAGAGATGATGCTGAAAAGGCCTATGTTTAAAGAAGAAGACAAGCACAAGATTGAGTATCCTGGCGACAGATCCAGCACTGGAGCAGCCATGGGGGGAGCAGTCGGAGATGGAGGAGCAACAGGAGGGCCTGAAGATGATAATTGCTCCATATGCATGGACATATTTATCAACAAGAGGAAGTTGTCCTGCAGCCATGAGTTTTGTACAGAATGTCTGAGGAAGGCAGTGAAATTCTCAGGCCCCACATGTCCTTTGTGTAAGGATGTGTTTGGAAAGGTGGAGGGAGACCAGCCTGAGGGAACAATGAAAGTGAAACATGAAAGTTACCACTGCATACCTGGATACCATGGCTACGGCGTGATAGTTATCAGCTATGATATACCAGGTGGAAAACAGACG AAGAAACATTCCAACCCTGGAAAAGGGTTCATTGGGGCCCATAGAACAGCTTATCTCCCTGACAACCAGGAGGGCAACGAAGTGCTGAAGTTACTGGAGAGAGCTTTCAACCAGAAGCTGATTTTCACAGTTGGGACCTCCAGAACCACTGGGACAGACGACTGTGTGACATGGAACGACATTCACCACAAGACCAACATCGATGGAGGGGCACAAGT TTTTGGTTATCCTGACCCTGACTACCTGAGCAGAGTGAAGAGTGAGCTGAAAGCCAAAGGCATTGAATGA